From Coffea arabica cultivar ET-39 chromosome 9c, Coffea Arabica ET-39 HiFi, whole genome shotgun sequence, one genomic window encodes:
- the LOC113708545 gene encoding protein ASYMMETRIC LEAVES 2-like — translation MASSSNSPCAACKFLRRKCQPECVFAPYFPPDQPQKFANVHRVFGASNVTKLLNELQPHQREDAVNSLAYEADMRLRDPVYGCVGVISLLQHQLRQLQMDLSCAKSELSKYQSLGITSHGLIAAAAAAATATTHHHHHPQNLGINFIGGGGSGREQYYHHQFFPRDQQQVIRAFDGGNNYDASSLLAMNVSASIGQLSQFQHPRAAGGDGRRTPIEPS, via the coding sequence ATGGCATCATCCTCCAATTCACCGTGTGCAGCATGTAAATTTCTCCGTCGAAAGTGCCAGCCAGAATGTGTCTTTGCACCATATTTTCCACCGGACCAACCCCAGAAGTTTGCAAATGTGCACAGAGTTTTTGGAGCCAGCAATGTAACAAAGTTGCTCAATGAATTGCAGCCCCATCAGCGAGAGGATGCTGTCAATTCCCTAGCTTATGAGGCCGACATGCGTCTCCGGGACCCTGTTTACGGCTGCGTAGGGGTCATTTCCCTCCTCCAACACCAGCTCCGCCAGCTTCAGATGGACCTCAGTTGTGCCAAGTCAGAACTCTCCAAGTATCAAAGCCTAGGCATCACCAGTCATGGCCTAATCGCGGCAGCGGCTGCTGCAGCCACAGCTACAACTCATCACCATCATCACCCGCAGAATTTAGGCATCAACTTCATCGGTGGAGGTGGAAGTGGCCGCGAGCAGTACTACCATCATCAGTTTTTCCCCAGGGATCAGCAACAAGTGATCCGGGCTTTTGACGGGGGCAATAATTATGATGCCAGCAGCCTTCTTGCCATGAATGTTTCAGCAAGCATTGGGCAGCTGAGTCAGTTTCAGCATCCAAGAGCTGCTGGTGGAGACGGCAGACGAACGCCCATTGAACCATCTTAG